DNA from Rhodopirellula islandica:
AGCAAGGCACCGAGCAACGTCATGTGCATCGAAGTCAACAGCAAACCAATCACACCCGCTCCACTGCGTGCCGGTGAGCGAGGCAATGAGCCCCCGAACGCAGAGATCCAAACCCACACGCCGGCAGCCAAGAACATGGATTGCTCGATCACAAATCCGATCAGGGAGTGACGAGCGAAGTGATGCAAGCCGGGAGCATGCCAAGCCCAAACGATCAACAGTTCGCCCACGGATGCTGGGATCGGTGAGAACAGACCAGGCACCTTCCGAACAGGATCCAACCTTGTCCCGGCTGCCGCGATCGCCAGCAGCGGCGACGCAACCGCAACCACCGCCATGTGCAACGTCATGTGCGCGGCGAAGGAAACCTGCGCGAGTTCAGGCAACGGTCCCAACCATGCAAGTCCGAGCACAGCCCAGCCAAAATTCCACATCCACACTTTCATCAGTCGCAACTCCCAATCAACACGAACACCAAAGCCGTGAACAGCGTCGCGACGACACTCAACACTGACAACAAAAAGGCGGTGAATCCGAGGAAGTGAGTTCGATCCGTCGGATCGTCAAAGTCATACGGGACCGGCGGATCGCCGCGACGAAAGTTGCGGTAGCTCGCCCAACCAACCCATCCAATTGCAGGCAACGCGATCGCGGTGTAGATCGCAACGGAGAACTGCAACGGCCGCAGGTTGCCTGCCATCATCTTCTCACACCAAATCGCCGCGGTGATGTAACTCGCCAGAAAGTGAATGGCCCAAACCGTCGGCGAAATCGCAATCCACCACAAACGCATCCGCATCGGGCGCAGTCGCTCATGCTCATGCAGTGGAACAGCCTGCCGATTCACACGCTCACTCATCAAGCCACCCAAGGAAAGAGTGCCAACACCGATCCGGTGATCGCAACGGTCAGCAACAAAAAGTGCCACGCCAATGTGACGTTCACGATATCCGCGTCATGCTCGGCATCCATCTTCCCGAAGAGGCGCCGAGCCATGCAGTAAAGAAGCATCGTGGCACCGAGAATCAAATGAACGAAAGACCAGAGGACCAACACTCCGGTGGTCGAGCTATACACGTGCACCGTTGGATCCATCCCGTTGGAATACGGTCCCCAAACAAGCGCCACGCCAGACGCCAGTGCGGCCGCCACCGCCAACGAGCTCGACGCATAAAACCCCAGAATGAAGTCGTTGTGATTCCAACGCCGCGCCATCACCACCGCGAACCACGCCACTGCCCCCAATCCAACCGAAACGAGGGGCCAAAGCGATCCTGCGCCGACAACAGGCTCGCCGTTCCAGTGTGCCGGGGGGAAGTCTTCGTGCACGGTCCAATAGAAGAAATACCCAAACACCAGCGAGATGAATGCTGTCATATCGCCCAGCATCGTGATGAACATCGCCCACCAACCCACCGCCGCGGGCCCCGACACATAAAGTGGCAACGATTGGCCCAATCCAACCGGCTTGGTTTCTTTTTCAGGGATCTCTGCCGTCCCCGTCCACATCCAAGTCACGATCGTTGCGAACGAGAGCACGCTGCAACAACCGGCCAGCATCCACCAGTGATAGGTTGAAAAGATGAACACTCCACCGGTGAACACTGCCGCCCAAAAAGGCAAAAACGATGGCCCCGGAACACGCAAACACTGGATCAATTCCGCGTCCACCGCACTGGTCACCAACGTCTCTCGCCGCCCCTCCTCCGCATCGGCCAAGTAGAATTGTCCGGCATCAATCTCGGCCATCAGATTCTCTTGCTCCCACAGCGGGTATCTCGTTTCAATGATCGGTATGGAGCGAATACCCCAGGGATGATCAGGCACCTGCCCGCTCC
Protein-coding regions in this window:
- a CDS encoding cytochrome c oxidase assembly protein, which codes for MKVWMWNFGWAVLGLAWLGPLPELAQVSFAAHMTLHMAVVAVASPLLAIAAAGTRLDPVRKVPGLFSPIPASVGELLIVWAWHAPGLHHFARHSLIGFVIEQSMFLAAGVWVWISAFGGSLPRSPARSGAGVIGLLLTSMHMTLLGALLTLSPRLLYSHHHSGWLDPITDQHLGGAVMLVVGGIAFLAGGLWLTRDLVGDGENGSARLSVASFQTHCGSASHE
- a CDS encoding transmembrane prediction, whose protein sequence is MSERVNRQAVPLHEHERLRPMRMRLWWIAISPTVWAIHFLASYITAAIWCEKMMAGNLRPLQFSVAIYTAIALPAIGWVGWASYRNFRRGDPPVPYDFDDPTDRTHFLGFTAFLLSVLSVVATLFTALVFVLIGSCD